The Stieleria sp. JC731 genome has a segment encoding these proteins:
- a CDS encoding DUF6580 family putative transport protein: MIYLLTLIAVASRFLPHPPNFACIGALGLFAGCYVAGRRAYLVPLVALAASDIIGQLFSVSGMGFYRPEQMLFVYLGLFASVAMGRLTRQDSGAAWKRLPFAVLAASTTFFVISNIGVWLGPWYPTTFEGLVACFTAAIPFYGFTMAGDFFFAAAMFGAMEMSRIQSRGNALAATATTAT; the protein is encoded by the coding sequence ATGATCTACCTGCTGACTTTGATTGCCGTCGCGTCTCGCTTTTTGCCACACCCACCCAATTTCGCCTGCATCGGTGCTCTGGGGTTGTTCGCTGGCTGTTATGTCGCGGGTCGACGTGCTTACCTGGTGCCGCTGGTCGCGTTGGCGGCAAGTGACATCATCGGCCAGCTGTTTTCCGTTTCAGGAATGGGATTCTATCGTCCTGAGCAAATGCTGTTTGTGTATTTGGGGCTTTTTGCATCCGTCGCAATGGGGCGTTTGACACGTCAAGATTCTGGTGCTGCTTGGAAGCGTCTTCCATTTGCCGTTCTAGCGGCTTCGACGACTTTCTTTGTGATCAGCAACATCGGCGTCTGGTTGGGACCATGGTATCCCACCACATTTGAGGGGTTGGTCGCCTGCTTTACGGCGGCGATTCCGTTTTACGGCTTCACGATGGCCGGAGATTTTTTCTTTGCCGCTGCAATGTTCGGTGCAATGGAAATGAGTCGTATCCAGTCGCGAGGGAACGCCCTCGCTGCAACCGCGACAACCGCTACATAA
- a CDS encoding Ig-like domain-containing protein, whose translation MIRRTLSDSSRRDAAKGNRKRIARSGQKRRLLMENLEGRRLLASDTAFTPVPVDPALFAAQLPRNVGTVTAMQIGENETAGVRGGNDTIATAQVLPLGTLASQEDTIDVSGSLNISFNSQNQIISDVDYFAVDLQAGDILDIALIGAQGNFSVSYGPGTQAPGRFWFGTDSNQSLLDPVTGEVLYAKGSPLQTLGSAVGAQVVPETGRYYIGLAPAAVSANYTMGLRAYRPVIEQAPLGAQQIMYLDFDGGFYPSSEISGSTLPLGMVRFDRLVDNLGVLGFTNPTQVDGDLLQQQILAEVRDHYDTITVYGNNGDYDETGIGGQYGITIVSSLECPEFGDRSACAVGNTDLTNNPLVTRVMVGGLVSNTGIDGVYGIAESVDVGNFRPGEITTVVLDQISALTTTIPRSPAVSELDVISKFLGGVISHEAGHTFGERHTSPNNGTDNIMDAGGVAQALIDNLVGPGPDGIVGTVDDVAPIFAREDMFELAEGFFGYTRTAASLSFELSTGRATSTITGRVFNDANRDGAFNGDAGLAGITVYADLDGDRVLDATEPSSVSAADGSYRLDVAPGVTYTVVAQTPAQYVASTSTERSATAGTTDLNFGFTKVVSDVTGIKFADLNGNGQFDTNEQGLEGVYIYLDLDGDDRPDLGEPSDVTDANGYYSIDFPGPGTYTIREVVEAGFQQTFPASGEHIVTYDGIGLTDNYNFGNLPSRDYGDAPDTYLTSVAAGGPSHGISQAVGLGTLVDREVDGFPTATALGDDNNNVDDEDGIQLLSPLGPGGTATIQVNARNTSGQPAYLQGWIDFNANGVFDASEQVITNANVAAGLSNVTVSVPANAVIGSTYARFRYSPTAGIGPAGDADLGEVEDYQFDILQQASVANDDTFTVSRNSLSNELDVLGNDFQSSLTELTVVTLNTNGTSGVVTIAGDGKSVFYTPRNGFTGRDVFQYTVQDQAGNRYSAEAVVTVSFQSNVPIAVDDTFDIPQGSTNRPLNVLDNDVPSIAGGIRIVSVTAGDQGGTVTMEGGGQTIRYTPVAGFTGTEQFTYSIQDANGVTSQATVTVNSQPGARADDLVDFTIGIYDVTNNQPISSVQVGQEFYVRVFVQELNNQVFDPEGVASAFLDLLYSDGLVATQDTMSGDAFGFDITFGPNFQGSGFQLGDASIPGVIDEVGAVQPIPGDGNLIQHSDPAELFTLTMTAVSPGVAVFAADPADTAVAETILVGEDTALTPAQQRLGRTELTIFPQSDNFASAIDDAFMVGTDSNGVVISAANGPNTLDVLDNDIFGPTNSLLERGIGIDASLGTVSFDDNGTPSDLTDDFVTYFANSNASGYDRFTYYIVSGDGVRSVAEVTLAIGDAAGDDDLVEVSFGLVDQLGNSIASVNSGDTFGVQVFVEDLRSAIDGNTFVFASYMDMLYDSGVLSPGSVPTGSRFDFDVAFDSDFDASAGVGTAARDGIIDEFGSLLRQTVAESGSVAEPNLMATVYFTAGPVASTTVTRVKASPADSSPFQDTLLFDRDQPVPVSQIRYDVLDITINPVSSLQNQAMPEDVNNDGIVTPSDALSVINALGRLGEGEQADSGSFTDVNGDFQTSPIDALMVINYLAVQIASEGGEGESVGSGLTASNDSAITDLSGSVGLMTSDADDDDDDFLSLLAQDQSSLA comes from the coding sequence ATGATCCGACGAACACTTTCCGATTCTTCACGCCGCGATGCGGCCAAGGGCAACCGAAAGCGAATTGCGCGTTCCGGGCAAAAGCGGCGTTTGCTGATGGAGAATCTGGAGGGTCGGCGCCTGCTAGCGTCCGACACCGCGTTTACTCCTGTTCCTGTCGACCCAGCGTTGTTCGCCGCACAGCTGCCGCGAAATGTGGGCACCGTCACTGCGATGCAGATTGGCGAAAATGAGACCGCAGGGGTGCGGGGTGGGAACGACACCATCGCGACGGCACAGGTGCTTCCTTTGGGAACACTGGCCAGCCAAGAGGACACGATCGACGTCTCTGGTTCGTTGAACATCAGTTTCAATTCCCAGAACCAAATCATCTCGGACGTCGATTACTTCGCGGTCGACCTTCAAGCCGGCGACATTTTGGACATCGCGTTGATCGGCGCCCAAGGCAACTTCAGCGTTTCCTACGGACCTGGAACTCAAGCTCCAGGTCGTTTCTGGTTTGGTACCGATTCGAACCAGTCGCTTTTGGATCCTGTGACTGGTGAAGTGCTGTACGCCAAGGGGTCACCACTGCAAACGTTGGGTAGTGCGGTTGGCGCCCAAGTTGTGCCAGAAACAGGACGCTACTACATCGGCTTGGCTCCTGCTGCCGTCAGCGCTAACTACACGATGGGCTTGCGTGCATACCGCCCCGTGATTGAGCAAGCCCCACTGGGTGCTCAGCAAATCATGTATCTCGATTTCGATGGTGGGTTCTATCCCAGCAGCGAAATCAGCGGTTCGACATTGCCGTTGGGCATGGTTCGATTTGACCGCTTGGTCGACAACCTGGGCGTACTAGGGTTTACCAACCCGACGCAGGTCGATGGTGACCTTTTGCAGCAGCAGATTCTTGCTGAAGTCCGTGATCATTACGACACGATCACGGTTTATGGCAACAATGGCGATTACGATGAAACCGGCATCGGTGGCCAATACGGAATCACAATTGTCAGCTCTTTGGAGTGCCCCGAGTTTGGTGACCGCAGTGCTTGTGCGGTTGGCAACACTGACCTGACCAACAACCCGCTTGTGACGCGTGTTATGGTCGGCGGATTGGTTTCAAACACCGGTATCGACGGAGTCTACGGGATCGCAGAATCGGTCGACGTGGGTAACTTCCGTCCCGGTGAAATCACGACCGTTGTACTCGATCAGATTTCAGCTCTGACGACGACAATTCCACGTTCACCTGCTGTAAGCGAATTGGATGTCATTTCCAAATTCCTTGGCGGCGTGATCTCTCACGAAGCAGGCCACACGTTTGGAGAGCGACATACATCGCCTAACAACGGCACAGACAACATCATGGATGCTGGTGGTGTCGCACAAGCGTTGATCGATAATTTGGTTGGTCCAGGCCCCGATGGAATTGTCGGAACAGTTGATGACGTTGCTCCAATCTTCGCCCGCGAAGATATGTTTGAGCTTGCCGAAGGCTTCTTTGGCTACACCCGAACTGCGGCATCGCTGTCATTCGAACTGTCGACCGGTCGAGCGACTTCAACTATTACCGGACGTGTCTTTAATGATGCGAACCGCGACGGTGCCTTCAACGGCGATGCTGGACTAGCTGGCATCACGGTTTACGCTGACCTCGACGGCGACCGCGTACTTGATGCGACCGAGCCTTCTTCGGTCTCCGCAGCGGACGGATCCTACCGATTGGACGTTGCACCTGGCGTGACCTACACCGTCGTTGCACAGACCCCCGCACAATATGTCGCCAGCACGTCGACCGAACGCAGTGCGACCGCCGGAACCACCGACTTGAACTTCGGTTTCACCAAAGTCGTTTCGGATGTGACCGGGATCAAGTTTGCTGACCTTAACGGAAACGGCCAATTCGATACCAACGAGCAAGGGCTCGAAGGTGTCTACATCTACCTTGACTTGGACGGTGACGATCGGCCTGACCTCGGTGAGCCATCGGATGTCACCGATGCAAACGGTTACTACTCGATCGACTTCCCAGGCCCAGGCACCTACACCATTCGGGAAGTTGTCGAAGCAGGCTTCCAGCAGACATTCCCCGCCAGTGGCGAGCACATCGTCACCTATGACGGTATCGGGCTGACTGACAACTATAACTTCGGTAACCTGCCATCGCGTGACTACGGCGATGCCCCGGATACCTACCTGACATCAGTCGCGGCAGGTGGACCTAGCCACGGAATCTCACAAGCGGTTGGACTTGGTACTTTGGTCGACCGTGAAGTGGACGGTTTTCCAACTGCCACCGCACTTGGCGACGACAACAACAACGTTGACGACGAAGACGGTATCCAATTGCTTTCGCCGCTCGGACCCGGCGGAACCGCGACGATCCAAGTCAACGCACGAAACACCTCGGGACAACCGGCTTATCTACAGGGCTGGATCGACTTCAATGCCAACGGCGTCTTCGATGCCTCAGAGCAAGTCATCACCAACGCCAATGTCGCTGCGGGACTTTCGAATGTTACCGTTAGCGTTCCAGCAAATGCCGTCATCGGTTCGACTTATGCTCGCTTCCGTTACAGCCCAACAGCGGGCATCGGACCAGCAGGTGATGCTGACTTGGGTGAAGTCGAAGATTACCAGTTCGACATCTTGCAACAGGCATCGGTAGCCAACGATGACACGTTCACCGTTTCGCGCAACTCGCTGTCAAACGAATTGGACGTACTCGGCAATGATTTCCAGTCGAGCCTGACGGAACTGACGGTCGTCACCTTGAACACCAACGGAACTTCCGGTGTTGTAACGATCGCTGGTGACGGCAAGTCGGTCTTCTACACGCCACGCAATGGCTTTACCGGACGCGACGTCTTCCAGTACACCGTACAAGACCAAGCTGGTAACCGATATTCGGCCGAAGCGGTGGTGACGGTCAGCTTCCAATCGAACGTCCCAATCGCGGTTGACGATACGTTCGACATTCCACAGGGATCGACCAACCGACCTCTGAATGTTCTGGACAACGACGTTCCTAGCATCGCCGGTGGCATTCGAATCGTATCTGTTACCGCGGGCGATCAGGGCGGTACGGTGACGATGGAAGGCGGCGGACAAACGATTCGCTATACCCCAGTGGCTGGCTTTACCGGTACAGAGCAATTCACCTATAGCATTCAAGATGCCAATGGTGTCACCAGCCAAGCGACGGTGACGGTGAATTCGCAGCCGGGGGCACGTGCAGATGACTTGGTCGACTTCACGATCGGCATCTACGATGTTACCAACAATCAACCGATCTCAAGCGTTCAGGTTGGCCAAGAGTTCTACGTCCGAGTCTTCGTCCAGGAACTCAACAATCAAGTCTTCGATCCAGAAGGCGTTGCATCAGCCTTCTTGGACCTGCTGTACTCAGATGGTTTGGTCGCAACGCAAGACACGATGAGTGGCGATGCGTTTGGCTTTGACATCACCTTCGGACCAAACTTCCAAGGTAGCGGATTCCAGCTCGGCGACGCTTCGATTCCTGGTGTGATCGACGAAGTCGGTGCCGTTCAACCGATCCCAGGTGACGGCAACTTGATCCAGCACAGTGATCCGGCCGAATTGTTCACCTTGACCATGACAGCAGTCTCGCCTGGGGTAGCAGTCTTCGCCGCAGACCCGGCTGACACGGCGGTTGCGGAAACCATTTTGGTCGGTGAAGACACCGCACTGACCCCAGCACAGCAGCGTTTGGGCCGAACCGAGTTGACGATCTTCCCACAGTCGGACAACTTTGCCAGTGCGATTGACGACGCGTTCATGGTCGGAACCGACAGCAACGGAGTTGTCATCAGTGCGGCAAACGGTCCAAACACCTTGGATGTACTCGATAACGATATCTTCGGGCCGACCAATAGCTTGCTCGAGCGTGGCATCGGAATCGACGCTTCGTTGGGAACCGTTAGCTTCGATGACAACGGCACACCTAGCGACCTGACCGACGACTTCGTCACTTACTTCGCCAATAGCAATGCCAGCGGCTACGACCGCTTCACGTACTACATCGTTTCTGGTGATGGCGTGCGTAGCGTTGCTGAAGTAACCCTGGCCATCGGCGACGCCGCGGGCGATGATGACTTGGTCGAAGTGTCCTTCGGATTGGTCGATCAACTCGGCAACTCGATCGCCTCGGTCAACTCGGGCGATACCTTTGGCGTTCAAGTCTTTGTCGAAGACCTGCGATCTGCGATCGATGGCAACACGTTTGTCTTCGCCAGCTACATGGACATGCTATACGATTCTGGCGTCCTGAGCCCCGGTTCGGTTCCTACGGGAAGCCGCTTCGATTTCGATGTCGCCTTTGACAGCGACTTTGACGCGTCCGCCGGTGTAGGTACTGCCGCTCGTGACGGAATCATCGATGAGTTCGGTTCACTGCTTCGTCAAACGGTTGCGGAATCCGGCAGCGTTGCCGAACCAAACCTGATGGCGACCGTTTACTTCACCGCAGGCCCAGTTGCTTCGACCACCGTGACACGCGTCAAAGCAAGCCCTGCCGACTCGTCGCCATTCCAAGACACCCTGTTGTTCGACCGCGACCAACCGGTGCCGGTATCACAGATCCGCTACGATGTTCTGGATATCACGATCAATCCTGTAAGCTCGCTACAAAACCAAGCGATGCCTGAGGACGTCAACAATGACGGAATTGTGACTCCTTCGGATGCGTTGTCAGTCATTAATGCACTGGGACGTTTGGGCGAAGGCGAACAAGCTGATTCGGGATCATTCACGGACGTCAACGGTGACTTCCAAACATCACCGATCGATGCATTGATGGTGATCAACTACTTGGCTGTTCAAATCGCATCAGAAGGTGGCGAAGGCGAATCGGTTGGATCTGGCCTAACCGCCAGCAATGATTCGGCAATCACCGATCTGTCAGGTTCCGTCGGATTGATGACTTCGGATGCCGATGACGACGATGACGATTTCTTGTCCTTGTTGGCTCAAGACCAGTCATCATTGGCATAA
- a CDS encoding M48 family metallopeptidase, giving the protein MDPNLIPDRADLLAILRRANQNAWLWISIRFVAIAALIYFINWKAVVVSPIASVIACLVAIGPFFMDFARIWGQSKKRVEDIKESTRFGELDKHKLKFLFQETLRRLHLAANGPRLYVTNDRSLNASSLRLTSFFTGINGIYLNRQTLHKLNGQEVQSVMGHELGHYYKFKLVDDHLTFLTITLGALVGLFAVQEIRLTGLLGFIVLSAICSFFWMINNIRHSKYGRTIEYLCDDFGAQVNGIEPSVSSLLKIGLDAEIRGLVYLEVLGRNLEQPDLSPKDIATAIEAAVPFGFQTEADFYESVAKEVQAKRRSNRQLSLKGFFKYVWESDTLDDEEDVRDQLEQMAKYVNQLQRIEWEEILDDPNEIRLSPSQIDQLAEMILQAPGKVLFRVPELHGEGDSIHPPIEDRILYLWKNRNHPAPLSL; this is encoded by the coding sequence ATGGATCCAAACTTGATTCCCGACCGCGCGGACTTGTTAGCGATCTTGCGTCGCGCGAACCAAAACGCTTGGCTTTGGATCTCGATCCGGTTTGTCGCCATCGCCGCGTTGATCTATTTCATCAATTGGAAGGCCGTCGTCGTTTCTCCGATCGCTTCGGTGATCGCTTGCTTGGTCGCTATTGGTCCATTTTTTATGGACTTTGCGCGGATCTGGGGCCAGTCGAAAAAGCGTGTTGAAGACATCAAAGAGTCGACCCGCTTTGGTGAACTTGACAAACACAAGCTCAAGTTCCTTTTCCAGGAAACTCTTCGGCGGCTTCATCTTGCCGCCAATGGGCCGCGTCTGTACGTCACAAATGATCGATCCTTAAATGCGAGCAGTCTACGCCTGACTTCATTCTTCACCGGCATCAACGGCATCTACCTGAACCGCCAGACGCTCCATAAGTTGAACGGTCAAGAAGTTCAGTCTGTCATGGGACATGAACTTGGACACTACTACAAGTTCAAACTGGTCGACGATCACCTGACGTTTCTTACCATAACGCTTGGCGCCCTGGTTGGACTCTTTGCTGTGCAAGAGATTCGCCTGACCGGGCTTCTGGGCTTCATCGTCCTCTCAGCGATCTGTTCGTTCTTTTGGATGATTAACAACATTCGGCATTCAAAGTATGGGCGCACTATCGAATACCTCTGTGACGACTTTGGTGCGCAGGTCAACGGCATCGAACCCTCGGTATCCAGCCTATTGAAGATCGGTCTGGATGCCGAAATTCGCGGCTTGGTTTACTTGGAAGTCTTAGGCCGCAACCTCGAGCAGCCGGACCTTTCCCCAAAAGACATCGCGACAGCGATCGAAGCAGCTGTCCCATTTGGCTTCCAAACCGAGGCCGATTTTTATGAATCGGTCGCGAAGGAAGTCCAAGCAAAACGACGATCCAACCGGCAACTCTCATTGAAGGGCTTCTTCAAGTACGTCTGGGAATCCGACACCCTCGATGATGAAGAAGATGTTCGTGACCAGCTCGAACAGATGGCAAAATATGTAAATCAGTTGCAACGAATCGAATGGGAAGAGATCCTCGATGACCCGAACGAAATCCGACTGTCGCCGTCTCAGATAGACCAACTTGCTGAGATGATCCTTCAGGCTCCCGGCAAAGTCCTCTTTCGCGTTCCAGAACTTCATGGCGAAGGCGACTCAATCCATCCTCCGATTGAGGATCGAATTCTGTATCTTTGGAAGAACCGAAATCACCCCGCCCCTCTGTCGCTTTAG
- a CDS encoding TIGR00266 family protein encodes MEFQVNHAPTFSTLQLSLSQNEYVVAQPNSMLTMTAGIRISARAGRQDHHPSGEDNTAAEPTRKRSHSWFGGLKNMLGGENFFTAEFRAKDDGQTVVLAPESYGDIVVLDLSQESGYYLTRGSYLANVGLTAIQIKYGGLKGLMSKKGLFLMHATGAGHVFCQSYGAVIHRYLDEGETLFVDNRFMIAFSDTITYKLVKATDKISDSLMSGEGLVNRYTGPGHLYYQTRGKPTGGFLSTLIDAAF; translated from the coding sequence ATGGAATTTCAGGTCAATCACGCGCCAACGTTTTCGACTCTTCAGCTATCACTTAGTCAGAATGAGTATGTTGTGGCTCAGCCCAACAGCATGCTCACCATGACGGCAGGAATTCGAATTTCGGCGCGTGCCGGCCGGCAAGATCATCACCCCAGTGGTGAGGACAATACCGCCGCCGAACCAACGCGAAAGCGGTCTCATTCTTGGTTTGGCGGCTTGAAGAACATGCTTGGTGGAGAAAACTTCTTCACCGCAGAATTTCGCGCCAAAGACGACGGGCAAACCGTTGTCCTGGCCCCTGAAAGCTATGGCGACATTGTCGTCTTGGACCTGTCGCAGGAATCGGGATACTACCTGACGCGAGGCTCCTATTTGGCAAACGTCGGGCTGACAGCTATCCAGATAAAGTATGGCGGTCTGAAAGGGTTGATGAGCAAGAAGGGCCTGTTCCTGATGCATGCCACAGGGGCCGGTCACGTTTTTTGCCAAAGCTACGGTGCGGTCATCCACCGCTACCTTGATGAGGGTGAAACGCTGTTCGTGGACAACCGATTCATGATCGCGTTTTCCGATACCATCACCTACAAACTCGTTAAAGCAACCGACAAGATAAGTGATTCACTGATGTCCGGCGAAGGACTTGTTAATCGCTACACCGGGCCCGGTCATCTCTATTATCAAACCCGCGGAAAACCAACCGGCGGATTCTTGTCGACGTTAATCGACGCGGCATTCTGA